In one window of Pyxicephalus adspersus unplaced genomic scaffold, UCB_Pads_2.0 Sca44, whole genome shotgun sequence DNA:
- the LOC140344817 gene encoding E3 ubiquitin-protein ligase TRIM39-like, translating into GEKRIKNLEIHRTEEKEKTSVVTKRVSDLFGDIRKQLDDTEKRVLAEISRQEEDVSQSVSNVIQKLEEQKDELSRKINQMEELCNTQDPLTVLKKTANREDISPEIGKPINAADDVGCLDDGIISQMLHNGLLHFTDSLIDLKIRRQFSVMEKSDILLDINTAYNNIIISEDLKTATYSDTCQNRPENPERFESQQVLSTNSFTSGKHYWEVDVSGAEKWLTGVATHSIERKINGNESYIGYNDKSWGLHVIETFGTRHNNIFKRLNSDSPVKSVGIYLDYEAGRLSFYQLCDPIRHLHTFTATFTEPLHAAFYLFEKCSIKIKKSNI; encoded by the coding sequence AGGGTGAGAAGAGAATCAAGAATCTGGAAATTCACAGGACagaggagaaagagaaaacaTCTGTTGTCACCAAGAGAGTCTCTGATCTGTTTGGAGACATCAGGAAACAGCTGGATGACACAGAGAagagagtcctggctgagatctcCAGGCAGGAAGAAGACGTCTCACAGTCTGTATCAAATGTAATCCAGAAGCTGGAGGAACAGAAGGACGAGCTGTCCAGGAAGATTAATCAGATGGAGGAACTGTGTAACACCCAAGATCCACtaactgtactaaaaaaaactgctaacagAGAAGACATTAGTCCTGAGATAGGCAAACCCATCAATGCTGCAGATGATGTTGGATGTCTGGATGATGGAATTATCTCACAGATGCTCCACAATGGTCTTCTCCACTTTACGGACAGTCTGATAGATCTGAAGATTAGGAGACAATTCTCAGTGATGGAGAAATCCGACATTTTACTggatataaatactgcttataaCAACATTATTATATCAGAGGATCTGAAGACAGCCACGTATAGTGACACCTGTCAGAACAGGCCGGAGAATCCAGAAAGGTTTGAATCCCAACAAGTACTAAGTACAAACAGCTTCACATCAGGAAAACATTACTGGGAGGTGGATGTGAGTGGGGCAGAGAAATGGCTGACAGGGGTGGCCACTCACAGCATAGAGAGGAAGATAAATGGAAATGAATCTTATATCGGTTATAATGACAAATCATGGGGTCTTCATGTAATAGAAACCTTTGGTACCAGgcataataatatattcaaaagaCTAAATTCAGATTCTCCTGTGAAATCAGTTGGAATTTATTTGGATTATGAGGCTGGTCGTCTGTCCTTCTACCAGCTCTGTGATCCCATCAGACACCTCCACACCTTTACTGCCACCTTCACAGAGCCCCTGCATGCTGCTTTCTATCTGTTCGAGAAATGTTCCATCAAAATTAAGAAGAGCAACATCTGA